The following coding sequences lie in one Thalassoglobus polymorphus genomic window:
- a CDS encoding N-6 DNA methylase: MTVQTTNQLNDQLLRLAQHIAGIDTAILESWKSRIDLCYGAMDGQRAVTFAGLEQVDAHSAVIAMESLFFLQTNLIALSAFHRTPDAFLREVSGLTNERLRHFLVELEDGTLFKNLGVSGFGSGCKFDWLFDASSSLCDLLKEIIVSVSLRWDEHNLLLEGDDPFQALQHQLFPANLCHVTGQFFTPEWLAELLLLDAGWNPSQTLVDPFCGSGVFIVKALRQAVDNQASIDEILPRILGVELNPITAAACRANIALFLAQHASEAKYCINILAADSVLPSALDADRANCLWAAPLAVDGITTTFESPYDDIALYSAHAYANAAGLNLSHWISPPTSHGNTSGQLAALTRREADQILTCNILPADVLVTNPPWVGWEYMSRPYREITAPAWKRYDLFNSKGLEASFLKEDLSNLAIVTAWDRYLRLGGSSAVVIRPSTMHSEVASSTVRRLTITDGGIPLKLKSIRTFPGISVFESAKTNTAAWILEKGEPTEFPVAVLEMQKRDRRRWSPESSSSLLEVRSKTTEIDRLAKPTTADSKSRWMIASREDMTAMKRLAGENELQPRMGVFTGGANAVFYMQELEQLNGLSLCENIVERAKRKVEQVQVKLETDSLRPVVRGRDLKMWEYSSEVGLLFPHDQSTGMYPLDEQELSSRYPQAHKYLRSMKKVLSNRKGFAGWEKNLLNKYFYTLQRVGPYTFAPYKVCWRYIASEFIVCVVDTSDDGRLAIPNDKVMFVPFESRDEAFFVAGVLSASLARRYVNSLIESRQISTKVIKTLQVPVFDKAQEAHCNISRLCREGHEILRESSSACVAGLREAVDELVEQLYE, from the coding sequence GTGACAGTGCAGACCACGAATCAGCTCAACGACCAGCTATTGAGACTCGCGCAGCACATTGCGGGGATAGATACTGCAATCCTTGAGTCTTGGAAATCACGAATTGACTTGTGCTATGGCGCAATGGATGGGCAGCGAGCCGTAACCTTCGCTGGGTTGGAACAGGTTGACGCGCATTCCGCTGTCATCGCGATGGAATCCCTGTTCTTCCTCCAAACGAACCTTATCGCGCTCTCTGCCTTTCATCGAACCCCCGACGCATTCCTTCGAGAAGTGAGCGGATTGACGAATGAACGTCTTCGCCACTTTCTGGTGGAGCTCGAAGATGGAACACTCTTCAAAAATCTTGGCGTATCTGGATTCGGTTCCGGCTGCAAATTCGACTGGCTATTCGATGCCTCGAGTTCATTGTGCGATCTACTAAAAGAAATCATTGTCAGTGTGTCACTTCGATGGGACGAACACAACCTCCTACTGGAAGGGGATGATCCATTTCAGGCACTCCAACATCAGCTCTTTCCGGCCAATCTCTGTCACGTCACCGGCCAGTTCTTTACGCCCGAGTGGCTTGCCGAACTTCTCTTGCTCGATGCCGGGTGGAACCCCTCTCAGACCCTTGTCGACCCGTTCTGTGGTTCTGGTGTCTTCATAGTCAAAGCATTACGTCAAGCAGTCGACAATCAGGCGAGTATCGACGAAATACTGCCTCGCATTTTGGGTGTCGAATTGAATCCCATCACTGCAGCCGCATGCAGAGCAAACATCGCGCTGTTTCTCGCACAACATGCGTCGGAGGCCAAGTATTGCATAAACATCCTGGCTGCGGATTCCGTGTTACCGAGTGCTTTGGATGCGGACCGCGCGAACTGCCTATGGGCTGCCCCCCTTGCCGTTGACGGAATCACAACAACCTTTGAATCTCCATACGACGACATTGCACTCTACTCCGCTCATGCGTATGCAAATGCCGCCGGGCTTAACTTGTCGCATTGGATATCGCCTCCAACCTCACACGGGAATACGTCTGGCCAACTCGCTGCACTCACTAGGCGTGAAGCAGATCAAATACTCACGTGCAACATTCTCCCTGCCGATGTGCTGGTGACTAATCCGCCGTGGGTCGGTTGGGAGTACATGTCTCGCCCATACCGCGAGATCACCGCCCCAGCTTGGAAGCGATACGACCTGTTTAATTCAAAGGGTCTTGAGGCTTCATTCCTGAAGGAAGACTTATCCAATTTGGCCATCGTGACAGCATGGGACCGTTATTTGCGATTGGGAGGAAGCAGTGCTGTTGTTATTCGCCCATCCACAATGCACTCCGAAGTGGCGTCAAGCACTGTGAGGCGACTGACAATAACCGATGGCGGAATCCCGCTGAAACTCAAGTCAATCCGTACTTTTCCAGGAATTAGTGTCTTCGAGTCTGCAAAAACAAACACGGCCGCATGGATTCTTGAAAAAGGCGAGCCAACCGAGTTCCCCGTTGCAGTGCTGGAAATGCAGAAACGCGATCGGCGGCGTTGGAGCCCCGAGTCTTCGTCCTCACTTCTTGAAGTTCGATCCAAGACAACGGAGATCGACCGTCTGGCAAAGCCTACCACAGCGGATTCCAAATCGAGATGGATGATCGCATCACGCGAAGACATGACAGCAATGAAAAGGCTCGCAGGGGAGAACGAGCTGCAGCCCAGAATGGGAGTCTTTACGGGGGGGGCAAACGCCGTCTTCTACATGCAAGAATTGGAGCAACTAAACGGACTCTCTCTTTGTGAAAACATTGTTGAACGGGCAAAACGAAAAGTTGAGCAGGTTCAAGTGAAACTTGAAACGGATTCGCTCCGCCCCGTAGTCCGTGGACGAGATCTGAAAATGTGGGAGTACTCGTCTGAAGTTGGACTGCTGTTTCCGCACGATCAATCAACCGGGATGTATCCGTTGGACGAGCAAGAGCTTTCCTCTCGCTATCCGCAGGCGCACAAGTACCTTCGCTCTATGAAGAAAGTTCTCTCAAACCGAAAGGGCTTTGCTGGGTGGGAAAAAAACTTGCTGAACAAGTACTTCTACACATTGCAGCGTGTCGGTCCCTACACATTTGCTCCCTACAAGGTTTGTTGGCGATACATCGCTAGCGAGTTCATTGTGTGCGTTGTGGATACGTCGGATGACGGCAGGCTGGCGATACCGAACGATAAAGTTATGTTTGTGCCATTCGAATCGCGGGACGAGGCTTTCTTCGTGGCAGGAGTACTTTCTGCTTCATTGGCAAGGCGATATGTCAACTCACTGATTGAAAGCCGTCAAATATCAACAAAGGTTATTAAGACGTTGCAAGTGCCTGTGTTTGATAAGGCACAGGAGGCGCACTGCAATATCAGCCGACTTTGTCGCGAGGGCCATGAGATTCTTCGGGAGTCTTCATCAGCCTGCGTTGCCGGTCTGCGAGAAGCCGTCGACGAGCTCGTCGAGCAGCTTTACGAATAG
- a CDS encoding DUF2924 domain-containing protein, with product MSLNVGKEVAALQRMTVKQLRERYAEVFGDETRTGNKAWLVKRIAWRLQAMAEGGLSERARQRAAELANEADIRMTPPKAKPATKSKERTVTSAVRFAGDNRLPLPGTVLTREYKGDTLQVRVLENGFEYEGEVYRSISAVAKAITGSHTNGFHFFRLRKGGQR from the coding sequence ATGTCACTGAACGTCGGAAAAGAGGTCGCCGCATTGCAGCGGATGACCGTCAAGCAACTGCGGGAACGCTACGCCGAGGTCTTCGGCGATGAGACGCGAACCGGCAACAAGGCCTGGTTGGTGAAACGGATCGCGTGGCGTCTGCAGGCAATGGCCGAGGGCGGTCTGTCCGAACGGGCACGGCAACGAGCCGCCGAACTGGCCAACGAGGCGGACATCCGGATGACGCCCCCGAAGGCGAAGCCTGCGACAAAGTCGAAAGAGCGAACGGTCACCAGTGCCGTGCGATTCGCCGGCGACAACCGATTGCCGCTTCCCGGCACGGTGCTCACCCGTGAATACAAAGGCGACACGCTCCAGGTCCGCGTGCTAGAGAATGGATTCGAATACGAAGGCGAGGTCTACCGATCAATCAGCGCCGTGGCGAAGGCCATCACCGGATCCCATACGAATGGCTTCCACTTCTTTCGTCTGCGGAAAGGAGGCCAGCGATGA